The following proteins are encoded in a genomic region of Magallana gigas chromosome 1, xbMagGiga1.1, whole genome shotgun sequence:
- the LOC105346214 gene encoding potassium voltage-gated channel protein Shaw, which translates to MRNMADIELNVGGTIFLTTFQTLSKVQETRLSSLKKDITLQNCPTKFFFDRNPEIFNSILDLYRSGELHFPSNFCGATIRNELEFWEIDKKYVSECCLASLYKHDDDIEILKEIKNLQNGKSLDIPKEECREGCWRDCLWKVLQYPATSRKASVFNIVYLLMVLVSTTVLFLNTKQDLREPKTAVNNQTGLDPKTDMYAHTSVPWTLWVIDVTCGVFFTLEFFIRAIVTPRNCRQFLCSASNIADAIVIVSFWIFHSLMHIGSNQMDSKSFTLLLMIFAFLRLLQLCRFYRFLNRFQSFDVINLAARASFSQCSILIVVFTLTNLFFGYLVYYVEFFERNSFDNAFVGIWWAAVTMTTVGYGDVVPTWYPGRIVAIFCALTGIIILAMPVAIVTSNFTVYYTKLKQYSSHKLTDKDKSVNESKMKIKRNSICKSIAPMPVLTVKSA; encoded by the exons ATGAGGAATATGGCAGACATTGAGCTAAACGTCGGTGGAACCATATTTCTAACAACGTTCCAAACTTTATCGAAAGTACAAGAAACCAGACTCAGTTCTCTTAAGAAGGATATCACTCTACAAAATTGTCCAACCAAGTTTTTCTTTGACAGAAACCCAGAAATTTTCAACAGTATATTGGATTTGTATCGGTCAGGAGAGCTACACTTCCCATCCAATTTCTGCGGTGCTACGATCCGGAACGAATTGGAGTTCTGGGAGATTGATAAGAAGTATGTAAGTGAGTGTTGTCTTGCGTCACTGTACAAACATGATGACGACATAGAAATTCTGAAGGAAATCAAAAATCTACAGAATGGGAAATCCCTAGATATCCCGAAAGAGGAATGTCGGGAAGGCTGCTGGCGTGACTGTTTGTGGAAGGTTCTGCAGTACCCAGCCACCTCGAGGAAAGCGAGt GTGTTCAACATCGTTTACTTGCTGATGGTCTTAGTTTCTACCACCGTTTTATTCCTAAACACAAAACAGGACTTACGTGAACCAAAGACAGCAGTAAACAACCAGACTGGCCTTGACCCCAAAACAGACATGTACGCCCACACGTCCGTCCCGTGGACGCTTTGGGTCATTGACGTCACATGCGGCGTATTCTTTACGTTGGAATTTTTCATCCGTGCTATTGTCACGCCAAGAAATTGTAGACAGTTTTTGTGCTCCGCTTCAAACATAGCTGATGCGATAGTCATTGTCTCGTTTTGGATATTTCATTCGTTGATGCATATTGGATCAAATCAAATGGACAGCAAATCTTTTACGTTGTTATTGATGATCTTTGCGTTTCTACGGTTGCTTCAACTTTGTCGATTTTACCGGTTTTTGAATAGGTTTCAGAGTTTTGACGTAATAAATTTAGCTGCGAGAGCAAGCTTTAGCCAATGCAGCATCCTGATTGTTGTTTTTACActaacaaacttattttttgGATACCTGGTATATTATGTTGAATTCTTTGAACGAAATTCTTTTGACAACGCATTCGTCGGAATCTGGTGGGCTGCTGTTACCATGACAACAGTGGGATATGGTGACGTAGTACCCACGTGGTATCCTGGACGTATTGTAGCCATTTTCTGTGCTCTGACAGGAATTATCATCCTAGCTATGCCCGTTGCTATAGTTACATCCAATTTTACCGTATATTACACAAAGCTAAAGCAATACTCAAGTCACAAATTAACGGATAAAGACAAAAGCGTCAACGAAAGTAAAATGAAGATTAAAAGAAATAGTATTTGTAAAAGTATCGCACCAATGCCTGTTCTTACTGTAAAATCAGCCTAG
- the LOC109620989 gene encoding perlucin-like protein produces the protein MKLVFCFFVLATVASTERACDNGWLPYRNHCYWFSSNSATFHYAVDTCSERGSNLIEIRDAAEDKWVLLQSLIRGFTQVWIGLTDIVDEDIYVYPSDGAKSVYLNWNIGQPSGGKGENCAAIRTPFQKWHDFPCNNNVSYICKKPAKHFV, from the exons ATGAAGCTAGTCTTTTGTTTCTTTGTCCTAGCAACTGTTGCGAGCACCGAACGTG CATGTGATAACGGATGGTTACCCTACAGAAATCATTGCTATTGGTTTTCATCAAATTCCGCAACTTTTCATTATGCAGTG GATACTTGTTCCGAAAGGGGatcaaatttgattgaaattagAGATGCAGCAGAGGATAAATGGGTGTTGCTTCAAAGTCTGATTCGCG GTTTTACGCAGGTTTGGATTGGCCTTACTGACATAGTAGATGAGGATATATACGTGTATCCGTCAGATGGCGCTAAATCGGTGTACCTTAACTGGAACATCGGTCAGCCAAGCGGCGGTAAGGGAGAGAACTGTGCTGCCATAAGAACACCATTTCAGAAGTGGCACGACTTTCCGTGTAACAATAATGTGTCCTACATTTGCAAAAAACCTGCAAAACACTTTGTGTGA